A stretch of the Notamacropus eugenii isolate mMacEug1 chromosome 2, mMacEug1.pri_v2, whole genome shotgun sequence genome encodes the following:
- the LOC140524433 gene encoding uteroglobin-like, whose protein sequence is MLTVPPPPLQTQTDQPGSTMKLIIVCSLVALALCCHWASAQVCPTFPEVANILFKGTPQEYLKAIQCFQPDEAMEAAGKLLKAKVDTLSEVTKMDIVRLMEKILARN, encoded by the exons ATGTTGACAGTACCTCCACCACCTCTCCAGACACAGACTGACCAACCCGGCTCCACCATGAAGCTGATCATTGTTTGCAGTCTGGTTGCCCTGGCCCTCTGCTGCCACTGGG CCTCTGCCCAAGTCTGCCCTACTTTCCCAGAAGTGGCCAACATCCTGTTCAAGGGCACGCCCCAGGAGTATCTCAAAGCCATTCAGTGTTTCCAACCCGATGAGGCCATGGAGGCGGCTGGGAAGCTGCTGAAAGCAAAGGTGGACACCCTCTCGGAGGTGACCAAAATGGACATTGTGAGGCTGATG gaaaaaatattGGCCAGAAACTAA